TACATGATGTCGAACTCGACCTGCTTGAAGGGCGGCGCGAGCTTGTTCTTGACCACCTTGACGCGGGTCTGGTTGCCGACGACCTCGTCGCGGTCCTTGACCGCGCCGATGCGGCGGATGTCGAGCCGGACCGAGGCGTAGAACTTCAGCGCGTTGCCGCCGGTGGTGGTCTCGGGCGAGCCGAACATGACGCCGATCTTCATGCGGATCTGGTTGATGAAGATGACCATGCAGTTCGAGCGCGAGATCGAGGCGGTAAGCTTGCGCAGCGCCTGGCTCATCAGCCGGGCCTGAAGGCCGGGCAGCGAGTCACCCATCTCGCCCTCGATCTCGGCGCGCGGGGTCAGCGCCGCCACGGAGTCGACGACGAGGACGTCGATCGCGCCGGAGCGGACCAGCGTGTCGCAGATCTCCAGCGCCTGCTCGCCGGTGTCGGGCTGCGAGATCAGGAGGTTCTCCAGATCGACGCCGAGCTTGCGGGCATAGACGGGGTCGAGCGCGTGCTCGGCATCGACGAAGGCGCAGATGCCGCCCTTCTTCTGCGCCTCGGCCACGGTGTGCAGGGCGAGCGTCGTCTTGCCGGAGCTCTCGGGGCCGTAAATCTCGACGATGCGCCCCTTGGGGAGACCGCCGACGCCCAGCGCGATGTCGAGGCCGAGAGAGCCGGTCGAAACCGTCTCGATCTCGACGACCTGCTCGTTGGCGCCCAGCCGCATGATCGAGCCCTTGCCGAAAGAGCGCTCGATCTGGGCCAGCGCCGCATCCAGAGCCTTTGATTTGTCCACCGAACTGCCCTCAACAAGCCGCAACGTATTCTGTGACATGATAGCTTACCCCTTGATCGTCAGCGAAGCCGGGTCTTTCCGGTGTCCCTGTCTTTTTTGTACCTTTTTTGTTCTGTTTTTGCAAGAGAGCTAACCTACTGATATATCTTTACAATATCATTTTGTTCTCTTTTTGTATTGCGGCTTTTCACGCCTGAAGCGCCGAAAGCACGCAGGAGGAAACGCGGCTAATCCGCGGCGAGTCGCGAGACGAGCGCGATCAGCTGGCCCTGCCGGTGGGTGCCGGTCTTCTGGAATACGATCTTGGCGCGCTGGCGCACCGTTCCCTCCGAAAGGCGCAGGATCTCGGCCGCTTCCGCCAGCGATCGCCCGTTGGCGAGGATCTCGCACAGGCGGGTCTCGGCGGCGCTGAGGCCGAATGCGAGCTTGAGGCTGCCGGGGTCGAGGCGAAGCGCGGGACCGACCAGAGGCTCGATCACGACGAGCGCCTGCGGGCGCGGGCGCACCAGGAGAGGAAGGCTGGGTCCGCCGAATTCGGGCGCGCGGGTAACGCTGATGCGCACGACGTGCCCGCCCGGGGCGAAGGTCGCCCTGTCGTACGATTTGTGCGAGCCGGAAAGCAGGCGGGCGACGGTTTCCTCCAGCCAGCGCTGCGCCGCCGGGTCGCGCAGGGCGAGGACGTCGCCGAGGCCGGTGATGAGATCGCCGCGGACCATGGCGATCGCGGCGGCGGAGTTCGCCTCGCCGATGCGCCGCCCGGCGTCGACGAGCAGGGCCGGAGCATCGATCCGCTCGATGAGAGGGCCGAGGCGCTTGCTGCGCTCCAGCCCGTGGCGCAGCAGCGCCGCGTTGCGCACGGCGCCGGCAAGGCCGTCCTTTATGCGCCGCAGGATGTCCTCGGTGAAGCGGTCGGCGTAGTGGGCCTGATCGAGCGCGTAGTGCCAGCCGACGAGGATGGTGTTTTTGCGGTCGACATCGAGGCGCAGGCCGCAGGCCGCCTTCAGGTGCTCCTGCTCGTCCAGCCAGTCGGCGTAGAATTCGCTGTCGCGGAACGAGGAGGACGGGCAGTCCCGTTCCGAGAGGCTGATCCGCCCGGCGGGGACGGTCTCCCAATAGGCCATCCATGGATTGATGGCGGCGTAATAGTCGATGTAGGAGGCGGCGTGGGACGGGTCTATCCCCTCCCCGAAAGCGGCGTTCACCGCGGCGTGACGGGTCATGTCGACATTGATGATGATCGGGGCCGATCCCGGCAGTGCCTCGTGAAGACGAAGGCAGACCTCGTCCCAGGAACTGCGCCCCCATCCGATCTCGTCGAGAAGATGGCGGATATCGTAGGCCGCGTTCGCCGCATTCCGTCCCAGAATGACACGCTCCCCCTCTGCTATCCGCTTCGAGGCTAGCAGATGAGGGCTCGTCGCGGCCAGCGGAAAAGCGAAAGGCCGCCGGCGACCAGCCGGCGGCCTTTCCCGTTCGGTTTGCGGCCCGCGCCTATTCGGCGGGGTCGGCCGTCATGTCGGCGAGCACGGGCGCGGCCATCTCCGCGCCGGTCGACTTGCGGCGCTCGTCGAGGATCATCTCGTCGCGGGCCGTCGCGATGCGGCGGATCTGGGTCATGGTGCCGCCCGTGCCGGCCGGGATGAGGCGGCCGACGATGACGTTTTCCTTGAGACCCTGCAGGCCGTCAGTCTTGCCGGCGATCGCAGCCTCCGTGAGAACCTTGGTGGTCTCCTGGAAGGACGCGGCCGAGATGAACGACGGGGTCTGCAGCGATGCCTTGGTGATGCCGAGGAGGACCGGATCGCCGTATGCCGGCTTCTTGCCTTCCTCGATCAGGCTGTCGTTGACGTCTTCCAGCTCGATACGGTCGACATTGTCGCCGACGATGTAGGTCGAGTCGCCGGCATCCGTGATCTCGACCTTCTGCAGCATCTGGCGAACGATCACCTCGATGTGCTTGTCGTTGATCACAACGCCCTGCAGTCGGTAGACTTCCTGGATTTCGTTCACGAGGTAGGAAGCGAGTGCTTCCACGCCCTTGATCGCCAGGATGTCGTGCGGCGCCGGGTTGCCGTCGAGGATGTAGTCACCCTTTTCGATGTAGTCGCCGTCCTGAAGGTGGAAGGGCTTGCCCTTCGGGATCAGGTACTCGACCGGCTCGACACCGTCTTCCGCCGGCTCGATCATCACGCGACGCTTGTTCTTGTAGTCGCGGCCAAAGCGAACCGTGCCATCGATCTCTGCGATGACGGCGTGGTCCTTCGGACGGCGGGCTTCGAACAGTTCGGCAACGCGCGGCAGACCACCGGTGATGTCCTTGGTCTTGGCGCTTTCCAGCGGCGAGCGGGCAAGAACGTCACCCTGGGAGACCTTCTGGCCCGGCTCGACCGAGAGGATCGCGTCGACCGAGAGCATGAAGCGCGCGTCGCTGCCCTTGGCGAGCTTGAAGGGCTTGCCCTTGTCGTCGAGGACGGTGATCGCCGGCTTCAGGTCCGACCCGCGCGGGGTCGAGCGCCAGTCGATGACCTCGCGCTTGGTGATGCCGGTCGATTCGTCGGTCGTCTCCTGCACCGAGATGCCGTCGACCAGATCCTCGAACGCCACCTTGCCGCCGACCTCGGTGAGGATCGGACGGGTGTAGGGGTCCCACTCGGCGAGACGCTGGCCGCGCTTCACCTTGTCGCCATCATCGACGAAGATCTTCGAACCGTAGGCGACGCGCTGCGAGGACCGTTCCACGCCGCGCTCGTCGAGAATGGTGACCGCCATGTTGCGGCCCATCGCGACGAGGTTACCGTCGGAGTTGCGCAGCATGTTGCGGTTCTTCATCTGCACCGTGCCTTCATACGATGCTTCCAGGAACGACTGGTCGACCACGGTCGCCGTGCCGCCAAGGTGGAAGGTACGCATGGTGAGCTGGGTGCCCGGCTCGCCGATCGACTGTGCCGCGATGACGCCCACGGCTTCGCCCATGTTGACGGGCGTGCCGCGTGCAAGGTCGCGACCGTAGCAGACGCCGCAGACCCCGGTCTGGATTTCGCAGGTCAGTGCCGAGCGGATGCGGATCGACTGGATACCGGCCTTCTCGATCTCGACGACGTCGGGCTCGAGGATCATCTTGCCGGCAT
Above is a genomic segment from Aquamicrobium sp. containing:
- the recA gene encoding recombinase RecA, which gives rise to MSQNTLRLVEGSSVDKSKALDAALAQIERSFGKGSIMRLGANEQVVEIETVSTGSLGLDIALGVGGLPKGRIVEIYGPESSGKTTLALHTVAEAQKKGGICAFVDAEHALDPVYARKLGVDLENLLISQPDTGEQALEICDTLVRSGAIDVLVVDSVAALTPRAEIEGEMGDSLPGLQARLMSQALRKLTASISRSNCMVIFINQIRMKIGVMFGSPETTTGGNALKFYASVRLDIRRIGAVKDRDEVVGNQTRVKVVKNKLAPPFKQVEFDIMYGEGVSKTGELVDLGVKAGVVEKSGAWFSYNSQRLGQGRENAKQFLRDNPDTAAEIELALRQNAGLIADRFLENGGPGDQDGSDIDEASGM
- a CDS encoding helix-turn-helix transcriptional regulator gives rise to the protein MTRHAAVNAAFGEGIDPSHAASYIDYYAAINPWMAYWETVPAGRISLSERDCPSSSFRDSEFYADWLDEQEHLKAACGLRLDVDRKNTILVGWHYALDQAHYADRFTEDILRRIKDGLAGAVRNAALLRHGLERSKRLGPLIERIDAPALLVDAGRRIGEANSAAAIAMVRGDLITGLGDVLALRDPAAQRWLEETVARLLSGSHKSYDRATFAPGGHVVRISVTRAPEFGGPSLPLLVRPRPQALVVIEPLVGPALRLDPGSLKLAFGLSAAETRLCEILANGRSLAEAAEILRLSEGTVRQRAKIVFQKTGTHRQGQLIALVSRLAAD